The Bryobacteraceae bacterium genome includes a window with the following:
- a CDS encoding hypothetical protein (possible pseudo, frameshifted) gives METVQAAFEAKLERVREFRFPARGLAASDSDSWRTVTAAWRENRPVFRHARTGEFAIGAAPSGEFLPLKEPRIALYKPFVPSMDEGWTRWILEHFGWRYVSALNAGIRAGRLRERFDVIVFADMGAGVIENGHGRNSMPEEFTGGLGPEGAAALKEFLAEGGRILFFNRSGEYAVRQLGLPVRNAVAGVPQRDFYCPGSLLRVRVDAPSPLALGLPPEFTVWNETSPAWEADNGAASAVLRYPAQNVLASGWLLGEQHLAGKPALLDVPAGKGRAILFGFRPQYRGQSWLTLKLFFNALAM, from the coding sequence GTGGAGACCGTCCAGGCAGCCTTCGAGGCGAAGCTCGAGCGCGTGCGCGAGTTCCGCTTCCCCGCGCGGGGGCTGGCCGCGTCCGACAGCGACTCCTGGCGCACGGTGACAGCCGCCTGGCGCGAGAACCGCCCCGTTTTCCGCCATGCACGAACCGGCGAATTCGCCATTGGCGCGGCGCCCTCCGGCGAGTTCCTTCCGCTGAAAGAGCCGCGGATCGCTCTCTACAAGCCGTTCGTGCCATCGATGGACGAAGGCTGGACCCGCTGGATTCTCGAGCACTTCGGATGGCGCTACGTCTCGGCTCTGAACGCCGGCATCCGCGCCGGCCGCCTGCGCGAGCGCTTCGATGTGATCGTGTTCGCCGACATGGGCGCGGGCGTCATTGAAAACGGCCACGGGCGCAACTCGATGCCGGAGGAGTTCACCGGCGGCCTCGGGCCTGAGGGCGCGGCTGCTCTGAAGGAATTCCTCGCGGAAGGCGGCCGCATCCTGTTCTTCAACCGCTCTGGCGAATATGCCGTGCGCCAGCTCGGCCTGCCTGTGCGCAACGCCGTTGCGGGCGTTCCTCAACGGGACTTCTACTGCCCCGGCTCGCTGCTCAGAGTCCGCGTGGATGCGCCCTCGCCGCTCGCTCTCGGGCTGCCGCCCGAGTTTACGGTGTGGAACGAAACCAGCCCAGCGTGGGAAGCCGACAACGGCGCCGCCTCCGCCGTGCTGCGCTATCCCGCGCAGAACGTGCTCGCCTCCGGCTGGCTTCTGGGAGAACAGCATTTGGCCGGCAAGCCGGCTCTGCTCGACGTGCCGGCCGGCAAAGGCCGCGCCATCCTGTTTGGCTTCCGCCCGCAGTACCGCGGCCAGTCCTGGCTGACGCTCAAGCTGTTCTTCAACGCGCTGGCGATGTGA
- a CDS encoding sugar phosphate isomerase has protein sequence MTRRSLLASGTLVLARARATRMKIQLDCGSIGVKASLPEAVEYAARFGFEAVTADSAWLSSADASSRARLLDRMKQAGLVWGQAGLPVEFRRGEEEFQQGLRGLPERARALQQAGASRVTTWISPASEELTYIENFRLHVRRLRAVAGVLEDHGCRFGLEYVGPKTSWSARRFPFIHTMREARELIAEIGRPNVGLVLDSWHWYTAGETVDDLRSLAAADIISIDLNDAPAGRSRDEQKDLERELPLATGVIPLADFLKTLNELGCDAPARCEPFNAALRAMPPEQALAATAAAMKKAFALI, from the coding sequence ATGACGAGACGGAGTCTTTTGGCTAGCGGGACGCTGGTTCTGGCTCGCGCCCGCGCCACCCGGATGAAGATTCAGCTCGACTGCGGCTCGATCGGCGTCAAAGCCTCCCTGCCCGAAGCCGTCGAGTATGCTGCGCGGTTCGGGTTCGAGGCCGTCACTGCGGATTCCGCGTGGCTGTCCTCCGCCGATGCTTCCTCGCGCGCCCGGCTCCTGGACCGGATGAAACAGGCGGGCCTCGTCTGGGGGCAGGCCGGCCTGCCGGTCGAGTTCCGCCGCGGTGAAGAAGAGTTTCAGCAGGGACTCCGCGGCCTGCCCGAGCGCGCCCGGGCGCTTCAGCAGGCGGGCGCCAGCCGTGTCACGACATGGATCTCCCCCGCAAGCGAGGAACTGACCTACATCGAGAACTTCCGCCTCCACGTCCGCCGCCTGCGCGCCGTGGCCGGTGTTCTGGAGGATCACGGCTGCCGCTTCGGACTGGAGTATGTGGGCCCGAAGACCTCCTGGTCTGCCCGGCGCTTCCCGTTCATCCACACGATGCGCGAGGCGCGCGAGCTGATCGCCGAAATCGGCCGCCCGAATGTCGGCCTCGTGCTCGACAGCTGGCACTGGTACACCGCCGGCGAAACCGTGGACGACCTCCGGTCGCTCGCCGCCGCCGACATCATCTCCATCGATCTGAACGACGCGCCCGCGGGCCGCTCGCGCGATGAACAGAAAGATCTGGAACGCGAACTGCCCCTCGCCACCGGCGTCATTCCCCTGGCGGATTTTCTGAAAACCCTCAACGAACTCGGCTGCGATGCCCCTGCGCGTTGCGAGCCCTTCAACGCCGCCCTGCGGGCCATGCCCCCGGAGCAGGCCCTCGCCGCCACCGCCGCAGCCATGAAAAAGGCCTTCGCCCTGATCTGA